The DNA window TCAAAACAGAATGTATTTTAAAGGTTTTGGAAGTTCTCAGCCTGTTGCTTCGAATGACACCGATGAAGGGAAAGCACTTAACCGAAGAGTTGAATTTGAAATAATTAAAAAATAAAGGATGCAATTAATAAAAAAAAATGATCCTAAAACAATTCGTGCGTGGGCGTTTTATGATTGGGCAAATTCGGTTTTTCCATTAGTGATCACTTCGGCTATTTTTCCTAATTATTACGATTATGTGACCACGCATGATGAGGCTAAAAATTTTATTGGCCATACGGTTTCATTTTTCGGAATGCATTTTGAGAATCAGAATATTTATTCATTTGTTTATTCATTCGCACTATTTATGGTGGTTTTGTTAGCGCCAATTTTAAGTGGAATAGCCGATTATTTAGGAAATAAAAAAAGATTTTTGCAGATATTTTGTTACCTAGGCTCTATTTCCTGTATGTGTTTGTTCTTTTTTTCACGAACAAGCTTAGAGTTGAGTTTTATCCCTTTCATTACCGCAACAATTGGGTTTTGGGGCAGCTTGGTTTACTATAATTCCTACCTTCCTGAAATTGCTTCAGAAGAAAATCAAGATAGCGTAAGTGCAAAAGGTTTTTCATTAGGATATTTTGGAAGTTCATTATTGTTAATTCTTTGTTTAGTGATGATTATGGTGCTTAAAGTTCCGGCTAAGTATAGTTTTTTGTTAGTGGGTTTATGGTGGATGGGCTTTGCTCAAATTACATTTAGGGCATTACCTAATAAAAGTCATGCTAACGATATCAGCGATAAAAAAGGATTAATCACCAAAGGATTCAGGGAGTTGAGGGGTGTTGCGCGTCAAATAAAAGGAATGAAGGCCTTAAAACGTTTTTTGTTCAGTTACTTTTTTTACAACATGGGGGTGCAAACGGTTTTGGTTATGGCCGTACTTTTTGCCAGAAATGAAATTGATTGGGGTGTTGGAGAGGATGCTGAAAAAGCAAAAACTACTTCCTTAATTGTAAGTATTTTAATTATTCAATTTGTGGGTATTTTGGGGTCATTTGTT is part of the Sphingobacteriaceae bacterium genome and encodes:
- a CDS encoding MFS transporter, translating into MQLIKKNDPKTIRAWAFYDWANSVFPLVITSAIFPNYYDYVTTHDEAKNFIGHTVSFFGMHFENQNIYSFVYSFALFMVVLLAPILSGIADYLGNKKRFLQIFCYLGSISCMCLFFFSRTSLELSFIPFITATIGFWGSLVYYNSYLPEIASEENQDSVSAKGFSLGYFGSSLLLILCLVMIMVLKVPAKYSFLLVGLWWMGFAQITFRALPNKSHANDISDKKGLITKGFRELRGVARQIKGMKALKRFLFSYFFYNMGVQTVLVMAVLFARNEIDWGVGEDAEKAKTTSLIVSILIIQFVGILGSFVFSKMSAAIGNIKSLMFAISIWIFICVFTYAIVRLPVHFYIVAFLVGFVMGGIQSLSRSTYSKFIPVTEDLTSFFSFYDVMEKGGMIIGTICFGMISEIMGGMRPSVLALIGFFILGFVGLFFVPKKAETRL